The following are from one region of the Scylla paramamosain isolate STU-SP2022 chromosome 23, ASM3559412v1, whole genome shotgun sequence genome:
- the LOC135112040 gene encoding 2-oxoisovalerate dehydrogenase subunit beta, mitochondrial-like, producing the protein MVGVLQKLSVAWRLGRQAVFRPVVQAGWQHVRNSSHFTYYPDTVPESHDETQRLNLFQAINNALDLALATDDSAVIFGEDVGFGGVFRCTIGLQDKFGKDRVFNTPLCEQGIAGFAIGSAVGGATTIAEMQFADYIFPAFDQIVNEAAKYRYRSGNLFNCGKLTIRAPCGAVGHGGLYHSQSPEAYFSHTPGLKVVVPRGPIKAKGLLLSCIRDDNPCIFLEPKVLYRSAVEMVPTSDYTYPLSSADILLEGEDITLLGWGTQVHVLREVAELAREQLNVSCEVIDLVTILPWDQQTVCNSVKKTGRLIVAHEAPVTSGFGAEIAAAVQSECFLHLEAPVERVCGFDTPFPHIFEPFYLPDKWRCLSAVKKMMNY; encoded by the exons ATGGTTGGGGTACTGCAGAAATTGTCGGTGGCTTGGAGACTGGGAAGACAAGCTGTGTTCCGGCCAGTGGTGCAGGCGGGATGGCAACATGTCAGGAACTCTTCACATTTCACCTACTACCCAGACACTGTCCCGGAATCTCACG atgAGACGCAGCGACTCAACTTGTTCCAGGCCATCAACAACGCCTTGGACTTGGCCCTTGCCACGGATGACTCTGCGG tcATATTTGGAGAAGATGTTGGGTTTGGAGGAGTGTTTCGCTGCACTATTGGTCTGCAGGACAAGTTTGGGAAGGACCGCGTCTTCAACACTCCTCTCTGTGAACAAGGTATTGCAGGATTTGCCATCGGTTCAGCAGTGGGAGGTGCCACCACCATTGCTGAGATGCAGTTTGCTGACTACATCTTCCCTGCTTTTGACCAA ATAGTCAACGAAGCAGCTAAATATCGCTACAGATCAGGCAACCTCTTTAACTGTGGTAAGCTGACCATCAGAGCTCCATGTGGTGCTGTGGGTCATGGTGGCCTCTACCACTCCCAGTCACCAGAGGCTTACTTCAGCCACACTCCAGGACttaag GTTGTGGTGCCACGTGGCCCCATCAAGGCAAAGGGTCTGCTGCTATCATGCATCAGGGATGATAATCCTTGCATCTTCCTGGAACCCAAAGTACTCTATCGTTCAGCAGTGGAGATGGTGCCCACCAGCGACTACACATATCCTCTCTCCTCGGCAGACATTTTGTTGGAAG GGGAAGATATCACCCTGCTGGGATGGGGAACACAGGTGCATGTGTTGAGGGAAGTGGCAGAGCTGGCAAGAGAACAGTTGAATGTATCCTGTGAAGTAATTGATCTGGTAACAATCCTTCCTTGGGACCAACAGACTGTCTGTAAT TCCGTCAAGAAAACCGGTCGATTAATTGTTGCACATGAAGCTCCTGTCACTAGCGGCTTTGGAGCAGAAATTGCAGCGGCAGTGCAG AGTGAGTGCTTCCTTCACCTCGAGGCGCCTGTGGAGAGGGTGTGTGGTTTTGACACTCCGTTCCCACATATTTTTGAGCCATTCTATTTGCCAGACAAGTGGCGTTGTCTCAGTGCtgtgaagaaaatgatgaactACTAA